In Treponema vincentii, a single window of DNA contains:
- a CDS encoding BMP family ABC transporter substrate-binding protein, whose amino-acid sequence MKKILSVSLFVLLGMSMFAFGAKENSGSKEPSVALIINGNLGDKSFHDSANNGMKMIANELHCKTKVVEVGYDDSKWEPALRDLCDEKHDIIFCGTWQMQALVSKITKDYPNQKIIVYDTAMDYASDSAGLFKNTYSIEYKQNEGSFLAGVLAAEMTKGKKIGFIGGMDNTVILDFLVGFIQGAKTVSPDIKIISSFVGNFSDSAKAKELALTQYQMGADIIFVCASNAGEGALQAAKEKNKFIIGVDSDQAMLYKQTDPVLSNLIISSMLKRVDKSMYLAMKEIQSNTLIWGKRVALGINEGCVGLADNEVYQAKVPAEVRKHISEYETQIRNGKIAVKTAFGMKQADITAYIDSARP is encoded by the coding sequence ATGAAAAAGATTCTTTCTGTCAGTCTGTTTGTACTGTTAGGCATGTCTATGTTTGCTTTCGGTGCAAAAGAGAACAGCGGTTCAAAGGAACCGAGTGTCGCGCTGATTATCAATGGAAACCTTGGAGATAAGTCTTTCCATGATTCCGCAAACAACGGTATGAAGATGATCGCAAATGAACTGCATTGCAAAACCAAGGTGGTTGAAGTCGGGTATGATGACTCAAAATGGGAACCTGCATTGCGTGATCTTTGTGATGAAAAGCACGATATTATTTTTTGCGGAACGTGGCAAATGCAGGCGCTTGTATCAAAGATAACAAAAGATTATCCGAATCAAAAAATCATCGTCTACGATACGGCAATGGATTATGCTTCCGATTCTGCGGGGCTGTTTAAAAATACCTATTCGATAGAATACAAGCAGAATGAAGGTTCCTTCCTTGCAGGCGTACTTGCCGCGGAAATGACAAAGGGGAAGAAAATCGGGTTTATCGGCGGTATGGATAATACCGTTATCCTCGATTTCTTAGTCGGTTTTATACAAGGTGCAAAAACCGTTTCTCCCGATATTAAAATCATTTCTTCTTTTGTCGGAAATTTCAGTGATTCTGCAAAAGCAAAAGAACTTGCGTTGACACAGTATCAGATGGGTGCCGACATTATATTTGTTTGCGCATCGAATGCCGGAGAAGGTGCGCTGCAGGCTGCAAAGGAAAAGAATAAATTCATTATCGGTGTGGATAGCGATCAGGCTATGCTGTACAAGCAGACTGATCCTGTTTTATCAAACCTCATTATCTCTTCGATGCTGAAACGCGTTGATAAGTCCATGTATCTTGCAATGAAAGAAATACAAAGCAATACACTGATATGGGGGAAACGCGTAGCATTGGGAATAAATGAAGGTTGCGTCGGTCTTGCAGATAATGAAGTGTATCAGGCAAAAGTTCCTGCCGAAGTTCGCAAGCATATTTCCGAGTATGAAACCCAAATCAGAAATGGAAAGATTGCAGTTAAGACAGCATTCGGTATGAAGCAAGCCGATATAACAGCATATATCGATTCCGCTCGCCCATAA
- a CDS encoding type II toxin-antitoxin system RelE/ParE family toxin: protein MFEIKIAPQAAADLLEIKNYIENELQNPIAAHNTISKIIETYENLTFSPNGGISVEKYVSFPTDYKFVLANNYSIFYRIEDEVIRIIRILYSRRDFVRVLFGEEKRTNSV from the coding sequence ATGTTTGAGATAAAGATTGCTCCGCAAGCGGCAGCAGACTTACTTGAAATTAAAAATTATATCGAGAATGAACTTCAAAATCCCATAGCAGCACATAATACTATTTCAAAAATTATAGAAACTTATGAAAATTTGACGTTCTCTCCAAATGGAGGGATTTCTGTGGAAAAATATGTTTCGTTTCCTACCGATTATAAGTTTGTGCTTGCAAATAATTATTCAATATTTTATAGAATTGAAGACGAAGTTATAAGAATTATCAGGATTTTGTATTCAAGAAGAGATTTTGTTCGTGTTTTATTTGGAGAAGAGAAAAGAACGAATAGCGTCTAA
- a CDS encoding AAA family ATPase, whose product MEIRIPKTALVLLVGASGSGKSSFAKKHFAQYETVSSDACRGIVSNDENNQAASNDAFELFYYIISMRLKKGLLTVADATNIQPDARKKLISIARSFHVLPVAIVFDMPQELCETRNQQRTDRNVPPHVIRRQLQDLKRSLKSIKKKKALKNSTHSGRKKRPITCPRLCGRSSITIRLSCMAPSILSGMYTAVTKS is encoded by the coding sequence ATGGAAATTAGAATACCAAAAACAGCCTTAGTACTGCTCGTGGGTGCTTCCGGCTCAGGCAAGAGCAGCTTTGCTAAAAAACATTTCGCCCAGTATGAAACCGTTTCGTCGGATGCGTGCCGCGGTATCGTTTCCAATGATGAAAATAATCAGGCAGCCTCAAACGATGCCTTTGAACTGTTCTATTATATTATTTCGATGCGGTTGAAAAAAGGCTTACTCACGGTTGCGGATGCGACGAATATTCAGCCTGATGCACGGAAAAAACTCATCAGCATTGCTCGTTCCTTTCACGTACTGCCTGTTGCTATCGTCTTTGATATGCCGCAGGAGTTATGTGAAACGAGAAATCAGCAACGCACAGACCGGAACGTTCCGCCCCATGTTATCCGGCGACAGCTGCAGGATTTAAAGCGTTCTCTCAAAAGTATAAAAAAAAAGAAGGCTTTAAAAAACTCTACACATTCCGGTCGGAAGAAGAGGCCGATAACGTGCCCGCGATTGTGCGGGAGAAGCTCTATAACGATAAGGCTGAGCTGCATGGCCCCTTCGATATTATCGGGGATGTACACGGCTGTTACGAAGAGTTGA
- the gap gene encoding type I glyceraldehyde-3-phosphate dehydrogenase, with translation MKVAINGFGRIGRLVFQALVEQNLLGKDKFDVVAVVDLSTDAKYFAYQLKYDSVQGKMNAEIGTKGDDVLVINGHEIKCVSGKGLTPAQLPWKELGIDLVIESTGLYTNEKAYGHLEAGAKKVIISAPGKSADAAKPIKTIVMGVNENEYDPAKHHVVSNASCTTNCLAPLVHVILKEGFGIETGLMTTIHSYTATQKTVDGVSLKDWRGGRAAAINIIPSTTGAAKAVGEVLPSTKGKLTGMSFRVPTPTGSVVDLTFRATKDTSIEELDAAFKKASETYMKGILGYCNEDIVSTDIIHDKRSSIYDSKATLQNNLPGEKRFFKVVSWYDNEWGYSNRVIDLLKFMNK, from the coding sequence ATGAAAGTAGCTATTAACGGATTCGGCAGAATCGGTCGGCTTGTGTTCCAGGCATTGGTTGAACAGAATTTGCTTGGAAAGGATAAATTTGATGTCGTTGCGGTTGTCGATCTTTCAACCGATGCAAAGTATTTTGCCTATCAGCTTAAATATGATTCCGTACAGGGCAAGATGAATGCCGAAATCGGTACAAAAGGCGATGATGTACTGGTGATTAACGGGCATGAAATCAAATGCGTCTCCGGCAAGGGCTTAACCCCTGCTCAGCTTCCGTGGAAGGAATTAGGCATCGATCTCGTTATCGAAAGCACCGGCTTGTACACAAACGAAAAAGCCTACGGCCATTTGGAAGCAGGTGCAAAGAAGGTTATTATTTCCGCGCCTGGTAAAAGCGCTGACGCCGCAAAGCCCATTAAAACCATCGTTATGGGTGTAAACGAAAATGAATATGATCCTGCAAAACATCACGTTGTTTCCAATGCAAGCTGCACCACCAACTGTTTGGCACCTCTTGTCCATGTCATTTTAAAAGAAGGTTTCGGAATTGAAACGGGATTGATGACAACGATCCACTCTTATACCGCAACACAGAAAACCGTTGACGGTGTTTCTCTGAAAGACTGGCGCGGCGGACGGGCAGCTGCTATCAATATTATCCCGTCTACGACCGGCGCTGCTAAAGCTGTCGGCGAAGTATTACCTTCAACAAAGGGCAAGCTGACCGGTATGTCATTCCGCGTACCGACTCCCACCGGTTCGGTTGTCGATTTAACCTTCCGTGCAACAAAAGATACCTCTATTGAAGAGTTGGATGCAGCATTCAAGAAAGCCTCCGAAACCTATATGAAGGGGATTTTAGGCTATTGCAACGAAGACATCGTTTCCACCGATATTATTCACGACAAACGATCTTCCATCTATGACAGCAAGGCAACGCTCCAGAATAACCTCCCGGGCGAAAAGCGCTTCTTTAAAGTAGTGTCATGGTATGATAACGAGTGGGGATATTCCAACCGCGTTATCGACCTGCTCAAATTTATGAATAAATAA
- a CDS encoding ADP-ribosylglycohydrolase family protein, translated as MKAWEYIYDLTKNAVPVVLSEDEQTWEASNAAEKQVDNLLRVQWASHVPGSHAPESVVIAAVQSIEALGCDVSAAEDLIPEGLDALKRNDMKTLQRITARIFNILFMCPSDTASDYWKSTLYQSFDEYEKAIAFPAAETETLSNAVLYDKTKAAWLGRLCGGGFGTALEGYTTAQLKKKFGEIHTYVRKPNTYNDDITYEIAFLEACFKAQGMPTSADIADQWLELIPCGWSAEQVALDNLRRGMYPPESGLFRNPYREWIGAQMRGAVCGQVAPLNPRKAALLAWRDAEISHHGNGILGEVFNAVLVSLAYGADPMRRCLEKAVSCIPRDSEYASVLHFALAQCMKKQDFYEAWAACEEKYKRYNWIHAYPNAAAEVVALYFGKDNFNDVMHYIAMCGQDVDCNAAQLGAALGAKLGTKGIEDHWTDPFGDEIITYLRGNKTVSLQELINKTVSVVKQLEDV; from the coding sequence ATGAAAGCGTGGGAATATATTTACGATTTAACAAAAAATGCCGTTCCGGTGGTGCTATCGGAAGACGAGCAAACATGGGAGGCGTCGAATGCCGCTGAAAAGCAGGTGGATAATCTGCTTCGTGTGCAGTGGGCAAGTCATGTGCCCGGCTCTCATGCCCCTGAAAGCGTGGTGATAGCGGCGGTTCAGTCTATAGAAGCGCTGGGCTGCGACGTAAGCGCTGCAGAGGACTTGATTCCTGAAGGGCTTGATGCACTAAAACGGAATGATATGAAGACGCTGCAGCGGATTACTGCCCGCATATTTAATATCCTTTTTATGTGTCCGAGCGATACTGCAAGCGACTATTGGAAAAGTACGCTCTATCAAAGTTTCGACGAATATGAAAAAGCAATTGCGTTTCCCGCAGCAGAAACGGAAACACTGTCGAATGCAGTATTGTACGATAAAACAAAGGCCGCGTGGCTTGGCCGTTTATGCGGTGGTGGTTTTGGAACGGCGCTTGAAGGATATACGACGGCACAGCTAAAGAAAAAATTCGGCGAAATCCATACGTATGTGCGTAAGCCGAATACTTACAACGATGATATAACGTACGAGATCGCATTTCTCGAGGCGTGCTTTAAAGCACAGGGAATGCCGACAAGTGCCGATATTGCCGATCAATGGCTGGAGTTAATTCCCTGCGGTTGGTCTGCCGAACAGGTTGCATTGGATAATTTACGTAGAGGGATGTATCCTCCGGAAAGCGGTCTGTTTAGGAATCCCTACCGTGAATGGATCGGTGCACAAATGCGGGGTGCCGTGTGCGGTCAGGTAGCCCCGTTGAATCCTCGTAAGGCTGCACTGCTTGCATGGCGCGACGCGGAAATTTCGCACCACGGGAATGGAATTCTCGGAGAGGTGTTTAACGCTGTTTTGGTCAGCCTTGCATACGGCGCAGACCCCATGCGGAGATGTTTGGAAAAAGCCGTTTCCTGCATTCCACGGGATTCGGAATATGCTTCCGTGCTTCACTTTGCATTGGCACAGTGTATGAAAAAGCAGGATTTTTATGAGGCATGGGCGGCATGCGAAGAAAAATACAAGCGGTATAACTGGATCCATGCGTATCCGAATGCAGCGGCAGAAGTAGTTGCGTTGTATTTCGGCAAAGATAATTTTAACGATGTCATGCACTATATCGCGATGTGCGGTCAAGATGTCGATTGTAATGCCGCACAGCTGGGCGCTGCACTTGGTGCAAAGTTAGGCACAAAGGGAATCGAAGATCACTGGACGGATCCTTTTGGCGATGAAATTATAACCTATTTACGGGGAAATAAAACGGTAAGTTTGCAAGAACTTATTAACAAGACCGTATCGGTCGTAAAACAATTGGAGGATGTATGA
- a CDS encoding DUF3298 and DUF4163 domain-containing protein, with amino-acid sequence MKNFNRTLRISATVGFILVLCCLAFAVYAKDKDKNKKQGISYEADIDYPVFGKEPLLNAQVSDVVQKALEAFNSEFFSAEAPAYPQGFQFDIDSSSVYEDSKHISFLLTVYQYVGGAAHGSTTLIPITYSKQTKKLLSLEEALQPAKKDWLAALSTEARKQLNAQVQKKTFSSDEDWINRGTEPTKENFAVFKLEKNSVRIVFSQYQVGPYASGMPEIVVPRSLFK; translated from the coding sequence ATGAAGAATTTTAACCGTACTTTACGTATAAGTGCAACAGTCGGTTTTATTTTGGTGCTATGCTGCTTGGCGTTTGCTGTCTATGCGAAGGATAAAGATAAAAACAAGAAGCAGGGGATCAGCTACGAGGCCGACATCGACTATCCCGTTTTTGGAAAAGAACCTCTTCTCAATGCCCAAGTTTCCGATGTTGTTCAGAAGGCTCTTGAAGCCTTTAACAGCGAATTCTTTTCTGCGGAAGCGCCCGCCTATCCGCAAGGTTTTCAATTCGATATTGACAGCAGTTCGGTATATGAGGATTCGAAGCATATCAGTTTTCTCTTAACTGTCTATCAATATGTCGGCGGCGCAGCACATGGTAGTACCACCCTTATTCCGATAACCTACAGCAAGCAAACAAAGAAACTGCTTTCATTGGAAGAAGCTTTGCAACCGGCAAAAAAAGACTGGCTTGCAGCTCTTTCAACTGAGGCACGTAAACAGCTGAATGCTCAAGTTCAAAAGAAGACCTTTAGCTCCGACGAGGATTGGATTAACAGAGGCACGGAACCTACAAAAGAAAATTTTGCGGTCTTTAAGCTTGAAAAAAATTCCGTCCGCATTGTCTTTAGTCAATACCAAGTCGGGCCGTATGCTTCCGGTATGCCGGAAATTGTTGTTCCCCGCTCGTTGTTTAAGTAG
- a CDS encoding type II toxin-antitoxin system prevent-host-death family antitoxin — translation MIAIKPVSDLRNYNEVLQDVADESPVFLTKNGRGCYAVISIRDYEKLTATKTLFSELKKGEESALQNGWLDATQVRKMAGL, via the coding sequence ATGATTGCTATAAAACCTGTTTCGGATTTGCGTAATTATAATGAAGTTTTGCAGGATGTTGCTGATGAATCGCCGGTTTTTCTTACTAAAAATGGCAGGGGGTGTTATGCGGTAATTTCTATAAGAGATTACGAAAAATTGACGGCTACGAAAACTCTTTTTTCTGAATTGAAGAAAGGCGAAGAATCTGCTTTGCAAAACGGATGGCTGGACGCAACACAGGTCAGAAAAATGGCGGGACTTTGA
- the xseA gene encoding exodeoxyribonuclease VII large subunit: MDHVYSIQEITGIIKSLFEQNFSSLRIAGEISNCRPSSTGHLYFTLKDEKAALQAVMFKGRTWTLGFEPKDGLKVIVSGSLSVYEQRGSYQIIVETMELAGEGAILKMLEERKQKLAREGLFDRDRKRPLPFFPLRIAVITSPTGAALRDILTVLSRRNRTVSVTVLPAPVQGAEAAPVLVRQLETANRYKLGELIIIGRGGGSLEDLLPFSDEAVVRAVAASEIPVISAVGHEIDWALTDFAADVRAPTPSAAAELAVPVLDEITDTITQIQSDMLRSIGSALERIRLTIKGFTPESLEMKFRRIEQPLLMRLDDAKENLLYTMQARLTNTKHRLALLIRTIEGANPQEILNRGYSIVYNRQTGLVLRRAQDAVAACSLRIRLADGEIKATAQGQWDTHES, translated from the coding sequence ATGGATCACGTATATTCGATACAAGAGATTACTGGCATTATCAAATCGCTTTTTGAGCAAAATTTTTCCTCCCTCCGTATTGCGGGGGAGATTTCCAACTGCCGCCCTTCAAGCACCGGGCACCTCTATTTTACCCTAAAAGATGAAAAAGCCGCATTGCAAGCGGTTATGTTTAAAGGCCGTACATGGACGCTCGGCTTTGAGCCGAAAGACGGACTCAAGGTTATTGTATCAGGTTCGCTGTCGGTATATGAGCAGCGTGGTTCGTACCAGATAATCGTCGAAACGATGGAGCTAGCCGGAGAAGGCGCTATTCTGAAAATGCTGGAAGAGCGGAAGCAGAAACTTGCGCGCGAAGGCCTTTTTGACCGAGACAGGAAGCGCCCATTGCCGTTTTTTCCGCTCCGTATCGCCGTGATTACCAGCCCAACGGGCGCCGCCCTGCGCGATATCCTCACTGTACTTTCGCGCAGGAACCGCACGGTAAGTGTTACCGTGCTTCCCGCTCCCGTTCAGGGAGCGGAGGCGGCGCCTGTGTTGGTACGCCAGCTGGAAACCGCCAATCGGTATAAACTCGGGGAGCTTATCATTATCGGAAGAGGCGGCGGCTCTTTGGAAGACCTGCTCCCCTTCTCCGATGAAGCAGTTGTCCGCGCCGTTGCCGCTTCGGAAATTCCGGTTATCAGCGCAGTCGGGCACGAAATCGACTGGGCGCTCACCGATTTTGCAGCGGATGTGCGCGCACCCACGCCGTCTGCCGCCGCCGAGCTTGCCGTACCGGTCTTAGATGAAATTACCGATACCATCACTCAAATACAGTCCGATATGCTGCGTAGTATCGGCAGCGCTTTGGAAAGAATACGGCTTACGATTAAAGGGTTTACACCGGAGTCGCTTGAGATGAAATTCCGCCGTATCGAGCAGCCGCTTTTAATGCGCCTTGACGATGCGAAAGAAAATCTGCTGTACACAATGCAGGCGCGGCTGACTAACACAAAGCACCGGCTCGCCTTACTAATCCGAACCATTGAAGGGGCAAACCCGCAGGAGATCCTCAACAGAGGATATTCTATCGTCTACAATCGGCAGACGGGACTTGTGCTCCGCCGTGCGCAGGATGCGGTAGCTGCCTGCTCACTACGCATTAGGCTTGCCGACGGCGAAATCAAAGCCACTGCTCAAGGACAGTGGGATACACATGAGTCCTAG
- a CDS encoding metallophosphoesterase has translation MIELLRKLRYIIEKTADDGTNYGLKVSHPENRTVIFLGDLIDRGPASPAVLKLVMSMVRSGTALCVPGNHDMKLHKKTHRKGSAGKTRLG, from the coding sequence TTGATTGAGCTGCTGCGAAAACTGCGGTACATAATAGAAAAAACAGCAGACGACGGAACAAACTACGGGTTAAAAGTCAGTCATCCTGAAAACCGCACGGTCATTTTTTTAGGTGATTTGATTGACCGAGGCCCCGCATCGCCCGCCGTACTCAAACTGGTTATGAGCATGGTCAGAAGCGGTACAGCGCTCTGTGTTCCGGGCAACCATGATATGAAGCTCCACAAAAAAACTCACCGGAAAGGCAGTGCAGGAAAAACACGGCTTGGCTGA
- a CDS encoding 3' terminal RNA ribose 2'-O-methyltransferase Hen1: MLLTITAEGENAAALSFLLHKHPDKLQQVELSVGAAYIFYPECEKGKVTAALLLDIDPIGMVRNAKNFAGKDFLLGQYVNDRPYVASSFMSSAISKAFSSAMNGNCKEHPEFIDMPLALTAKISVLPAPRGGELLIKRLFEPLGYTVEAERHLLDTQFSEWGYGKYFTLTLKNTLSLKDLLSHLYVLIPVLDNEKHYFITQNEVEKLLQKGKGWLEQHPEREIIVSRYLINLKSLVRSAFEVLQAAEDGIIPDTDNEAEQDELTKIEDTAAAHTQLQKVKKERLHDIRLKLVTEKLKQSGAASVIDLGCGDGKLLRLLLKEKQFTRIAGTDVSYSELEKSQDKLHWNEMPEKQRERLSLFQSSLTYRDKRFSGFDAAAVVEVIEHLDPNRLPALEKSLFTYAKPQTIVLTTPNREYNVRYENLSAGKVRHSDHRFEWTRSEFEAWAERVARENNYTVAFFPVGEEEENIGAPSQMAVFTYGN; this comes from the coding sequence ATGTTATTAACCATAACGGCGGAAGGAGAAAATGCCGCAGCTTTAAGCTTTTTGCTGCACAAGCATCCCGATAAATTACAGCAGGTTGAGCTGTCAGTCGGTGCTGCATATATATTTTATCCGGAGTGTGAAAAAGGAAAAGTGACAGCGGCTCTCCTTTTGGATATTGATCCCATCGGGATGGTACGCAACGCAAAGAATTTTGCCGGAAAAGATTTTTTACTGGGACAGTATGTCAACGACCGGCCGTATGTTGCGTCTTCTTTTATGAGCAGCGCAATTTCAAAGGCGTTTTCGAGTGCGATGAACGGCAACTGTAAAGAGCATCCTGAATTTATCGATATGCCGCTTGCCTTAACCGCCAAAATCTCCGTGCTGCCTGCACCTCGGGGTGGTGAACTGTTGATTAAACGGCTCTTTGAACCGCTCGGGTACACAGTTGAAGCGGAACGGCACCTGCTCGACACACAATTTTCCGAATGGGGCTACGGAAAGTATTTTACCCTGACACTCAAAAATACCCTGTCGCTGAAGGATTTACTTTCGCACCTTTATGTACTCATTCCTGTTTTGGATAATGAAAAGCACTATTTTATCACACAGAATGAAGTTGAAAAATTGCTGCAAAAGGGCAAGGGCTGGCTTGAGCAGCACCCTGAACGGGAAATTATTGTTTCGCGGTATTTAATCAACCTAAAATCGCTGGTGCGTTCCGCCTTTGAAGTACTGCAGGCAGCGGAAGACGGCATCATACCCGACACTGATAATGAGGCTGAGCAAGATGAACTTACGAAAATAGAAGATACTGCTGCCGCTCACACTCAGCTGCAAAAAGTAAAAAAAGAGCGGCTCCATGACATACGGCTCAAACTTGTCACAGAAAAATTAAAGCAGAGCGGGGCTGCAAGTGTTATTGATTTAGGCTGCGGCGACGGCAAGCTGCTCAGACTACTCTTAAAAGAAAAGCAGTTTACCCGGATTGCCGGCACTGATGTTTCGTATTCGGAATTAGAAAAAAGCCAAGACAAACTCCACTGGAACGAAATGCCTGAAAAGCAGCGCGAGCGGCTTTCGCTTTTTCAAAGTTCACTGACCTATCGGGATAAACGGTTCAGCGGGTTCGATGCCGCAGCCGTTGTTGAGGTAATAGAACACCTCGATCCCAACCGCTTGCCTGCGCTGGAAAAATCCCTGTTTACCTACGCAAAGCCTCAGACCATTGTGTTGACCACGCCGAACCGTGAATACAATGTACGCTACGAAAATCTTTCAGCAGGAAAAGTGCGGCACAGCGATCACCGGTTTGAATGGACACGCTCGGAATTTGAAGCATGGGCGGAACGGGTTGCGCGTGAAAATAATTATACGGTTGCATTTTTCCCAGTCGGTGAAGAAGAAGAAAACATAGGAGCGCCGTCGCAGATGGCGGTATTTACGTATGGAAATTAG